The Nicotiana sylvestris chromosome 6, ASM39365v2, whole genome shotgun sequence genomic sequence TTTCCTTGCATAAAGGActaaaaattatataaagatattGCGCAACGACTAAGAACCACCACGAGAAGCTCTGTGCGAGAGAAGCTCCGAGAAGCTCATATTCCAAGACATCAACCACTAGCCAAGTAACCAGAACATGCACAACAAACACGGCGACAGCTATATAAGCCATAGGATTGACAATGTTCTGTGCCTGCAGAAACCTCTGCATTGGGCAGCTTATAGCAAATGCATAAAGCTGAAGGATCAATCCACGGGCGAATAATTCGCCTTGTTCAGAAATAGTGTCTGATTGCCCTATTGCTTTAAGAAGTGGCCCGGAGAACCAATATGGAAATGAGAGGAGAAATGCTGCTCCAAGGTGTAATATAATTGCTCTCTGGCATATTACTCCCATAACTGCATATCTTTTTGCTCCATATGCTTGCCCACAAACTGTCTCAACAGCACTTGCCATACCTAGCTGTTATCAAGGAGAAACATTAATTTTAGGAAATACAAACAACAGAAAGTAAGAAGAAAGACTTTGACTCATGAAATAATCACTATCCTTAAAGAATAGTATTGCATGGTggaggcggacccaggatttgaaGGTTGACGGTGACTTGTAGGATTCAACCAAAATCTGTATAAGGTGCCCACTACTAATATATCACAATTTTTCTAAAgacatatacatgcatatatgaAATTTTTGCCCAACTTTACGGGTGCCAGTGACCCCTCTTGGTATAGCATAGGTCCGTCATGCATATTATTTTGGTGGATACAACACAAGtttcttcaggatacaacaatgCCAAACTAATCAACTTAGCCACTGTTCATAAAAATCAGAATTTATAGAAGTGAAACCAAGTCTATTTTTATCAGACATATTATTTCATGAGCAGACATACTTGTCAATCCCCCCGTCATATATTACAAACCATCTAATGAAACAAACTCTATTAAATGATGAAATGGTAAAACCTAGCAAAGTTTGCGAAGTCAAAAGTTATACGACAGAGGTGAATCCAGGATTTGAAAGCAGCAGGTGTATCATTTACTAGCATTATTTACATACCACTCAATAATCTTTGTAactttatatatacatataaatgtaTTGACTTTGACGCGTAATGGGTGCACGTGCATGCATTGTGTCGCGCTAATGCTATATCAGCATGACGTGTAGTGGGTGCACGTGCATGCACTGTGTCGCGCTTATGCTATCTCAGCAGTTACTGATCAACTAAAACAAAAGCATACAtataaaaaagaacaaaaaataccATGACACCATAAGCAAAGCCTTGAATTCCCACACTAACAATGGAAGCAGCAGCTAATTCCAATGAACCAAAATGTCCAACAAACATGAGTGTGACAAAACCAAGCATGTAGTTAAAAATCAAGACTATAATAACAGCCcctgataaaagccaaagtagtCTTGATTCCCATGCAAACAACTTGAAATACCCTTTAAAAGACACATTCTTGTGTTCCAAGAACTCTTCGATTTCGTCCGACGACATGTCTGATAACTTAGTTGTCATGTCAAGTATACTAGGTAGCAATGGCTGGTCCTCCATTAGTCCTGTTTCTCCCTGTCTTTGTCTCTTAACAATGTACCCTTTATATGCATTTAAAGGAACAGAATTTGAGTAGATGTAAATATTTTTGTACAAAATTCACTAAGGTGAACAGGTGCAACTACCAGTCCTGTTTGAGACTAAGGTATAGACTAGTATTTgaccttttcttttttctgttttcttgATTTATTATTTTTACCATGAAAAAGGGTAGCTGGTAAAACCAGAGGAATAGTTGTTAAGTATTTTTTATAGTACAGTAGGAAGCTTAGGTATGGATCCTCTTGACTGTCCGAGTGGTGAAAAATGTTAGGTAGCCATGAAATTGCTTTGGAAGTTCCACGTTCTGTCTCTCTTGAATGTAATATGTCTCCTTATTCAAAACTAGCTAGTTTGTAGTAGGACTTGAGCCATTAAAGTTAGAATTTTGTCATATTATAAGTTAATATGTTCCTACTTACTGGTTAGTAATAAGCtttaaatattattatttttcttattatatatataacaCAAATTTTTACTACTACTCTTATTTAATTTTGACATGATGATGATATTAGTTGAACTTAAAAAAATAAGTGAGGATTCATATCGCCGATCCCAATTATATTTGGAATTAAGGCATAGTAATTGTTGTTGTATTAGTTATTATGTTCAAGGGCACCATTTGACTAGCAAAGACTTAGAATTAGTTTTGACATTCAAATTATGTTTTATACTTTTAATAGTTACACCTGCTTAAGCGACTTGACTTGTAACAATAGGTAACTGCTTATAGCAAAGATCATCTAGGACATGAAAAATATAATAGATAACCTATTATCACAAGCAATGTTTTAACAGGCGGGGTGAGGCGAGACGTTTTATTTGACATGATGCGAGGGCTAAGCCTCAAGATATGGGGCATAAGTTTCACAGATCTTTGaagtttttaatttataaattaataatatagcattataatacaaaaatatataaaaatactttaaaaagtTCAAGAAAAGTAAAAAGAATTAAAAACTATTAGAAAATACAATATCTAACATGTTTTACAAGTATAAATAATGCAACAATATTAAAGTTACTATGAAATATAATTCAACTATAACGTCTTAACTTTCAAACAATTAAAAATCATAATTTCTTAAAAAGTATTatcaaactgcatattgtacCTCCCTAAAAGTAAGTTCAATATAAATTTTATCAATATtgtacaacaacaacgacccaatataatcccacaagtggggtctgcggagggtaatatgtacgcagaccttacctcatGAGTAAATAAAAAATTACttttaaatagcaaaataatAAATGTATTATAATTTTGATAGACATTGAACTAAGACAAGTACAAATATAAATTTTGGTAATCTATTTTCAGAAAAATGTTCAAATTATTCACTCTAACGATGTTCCCAATTAGTAAATATGTAATACTATGGTTCGTTATTTGAGTTATTcagaattttcatattcctttagatGAAAAAAACTTTAATCATTCATTTGTTAAAGAATTTTAAGAGTCAACTGTATTAATTAGTGAATTCGACATATGATTTGCATAAGAACTATTGGGCGAGCCCCGAGCATTGAGAGCTAGGCGTGTTTAGGACGTACTGTTGGACGCTTGAAGGTGTAATTAAGCCTCATAGAACTAAGCCCCACATATGAGCCTCAAGGCGTTTTGATAGTGTCCCATCCCGGAACGAGCCTCGAGGCAAGTCCCAAAAAAGTCTTTTAAACCACTTATCACAAGTTATCGTAGGTTAAAGGCAATACGATCTCatagccacttaaacttgtaccgATTTGTCATCCCGATATATGAACTTAGGAGTGTCCCATTTTAACACCTTCAGTCAATAAAGTGAGTTCTTGGAGGTTGTGAGTtccaagaggggttgctctgatggtaaacaacccccacttccaactgAGAGGttatgagttcgagtctccccaagagcaaggtgggaagttcttggagggaaggatgtcggaggtctatttggaaacagtctctctaccctagggtaggggtaaggtctgcgtacacaccactctccccagaccccactaagtgggattatactgggttattgttgttgtagtcAATAAAGTGAGTACTAATAAACACTCTATTGATGCGCGTTGCTCAATTGCACTGATGTGTCATTCACATC encodes the following:
- the LOC104226819 gene encoding protein DETOXIFICATION 41 isoform X1 — encoded protein: MEDQPLLPSILDMTTKLSDMSSDEIEEFLEHKNVSFKGYFKLFAWESRLLWLLSGAVIIVLIFNYMLGFVTLMFVGHFGSLELAAASIVSVGIQGFAYGVMLGMASAVETVCGQAYGAKRYAVMGVICQRAIILHLGAAFLLSFPYWFSGPLLKAIGQSDTISEQGELFARGLILQLYAFAISCPMQRFLQAQNIVNPMAYIAVAVFVVHVLVTWLVVDVLEYELLGASLAQSFSWWFLVVAQYLYIIFSPLCKETWTGLSIDAFKSIWPYFKLTVASAVMLCLEIWYSQGLVLVSGLLPNSTISLDSISICMNYWNWDMQVALGLGAAASVRVSNELGAGHPRVAKFSVIIVSLTSILISTVLCIVVLIFRIGLSKLFTSDTQVIEAVSNLTPLLAISVWLNGIQPILSGVAVGSGWQAVVAYVNLATYYFIGLPIGCILGFKTSLQEAGIWWGMIAGVVLQTCTLSILTARTNWNTEVATAAARLKEAGNRESEDLADSP
- the LOC104226819 gene encoding protein DETOXIFICATION 41 isoform X2, giving the protein MEDQPLLPSILDMTTKLSDMSSDEIEEFLEHKNVSFKGYFKLFAWESRLLWLLSGAVIIVLIFNYMLGFVTLMFVGHFGSLELAAASIVSVGIQGFAYGVMLGMASAVETVCGQAYGAKRYAVMGVICQRAIILHLGAAFLLSFPYWFSGPLLKAIGQSDTISEQGELFARGLILQLYAFAISCPMQRFLQAQNIVNPMAYIAVAVFVVHVLVTWLVVDVLEYELLGASLAQSFSWWFLVVAQYLYIIFSPLCKETWTGLSIDAFKSIWPYFKLTVASAVMLCLEIWYSQGLVLVSGLLPNSTISLDSISICMNYWNWDMQVALGLGAAASVRVSNELGAGHPRVAKFSVIIVSLTSILISTVLCIVVLIFRIGLSKLFTSDTQVIEAVSNLTPLLAISVWLNGIQPILSGVAVGSGWQAVVAYVNLATYYFIGLPIGCILGFKTSLQEAGIWWGMIAGVVLQTCTLSILTARTNWNTENAVSTIHVTRYKFSTEM